A single region of the Acetivibrio cellulolyticus CD2 genome encodes:
- a CDS encoding tocopherol cyclase family protein, whose translation MYMLRRLWIPEMYQGKYKKRDYFEGWYYKLISKSQSNVLAIIPGVSYGKSKDSSHAFIQVIDAINCKVEYYKFDISSFGYSENRFEIFIEDNFFSRERLCLHLSNDKTCINGNLEFRNIVLLPKKLMSPGIMGPFSFVPFMECYHGTVNIHHDISGCINCNGERVAFDEGYGYIEKDWGSSFPKEWIWLQCNHFNTENTSIMFSIARIPWIKSFFIGFIAFLRIKEEIYRFATYTGAKIELLKYKEQQLKIIIKDRKKSLYIEAQHSKGGTLRAPKNGLMERNILESICANINIKLFDNYNNLVIQSEGSNAGMEIEGDILNFMDKTNKL comes from the coding sequence ATGTATATGCTAAGAAGACTATGGATTCCTGAGATGTATCAGGGAAAATATAAGAAAAGGGATTATTTTGAAGGATGGTATTATAAACTGATAAGTAAATCTCAGAGCAATGTACTTGCAATTATACCGGGAGTATCTTATGGTAAGAGCAAAGACAGTTCACATGCGTTTATACAGGTAATTGATGCTATAAACTGCAAAGTGGAATATTACAAATTTGATATTTCTAGCTTCGGATATAGTGAAAACCGTTTTGAGATATTTATTGAAGATAATTTCTTTAGCAGGGAAAGGCTGTGTTTACATTTAAGTAACGACAAAACCTGTATAAATGGTAATCTTGAGTTTAGGAATATTGTTTTGCTGCCCAAAAAACTTATGAGTCCAGGAATAATGGGTCCGTTTTCTTTTGTGCCTTTTATGGAATGCTATCATGGAACTGTGAATATTCATCATGATATTTCGGGATGTATTAATTGTAATGGCGAGCGGGTAGCTTTTGATGAAGGTTACGGATATATAGAAAAGGATTGGGGAAGTTCATTTCCGAAAGAGTGGATATGGCTTCAATGTAATCATTTTAATACGGAGAACACTTCGATTATGTTTTCTATTGCCAGAATTCCATGGATTAAAAGCTTTTTTATTGGATTTATAGCTTTTTTGAGAATAAAAGAAGAAATTTACAGATTTGCTACTTATACAGGTGCTAAGATCGAACTTTTGAAATATAAGGAGCAGCAATTGAAAATTATAATTAAGGATAGAAAAAAATCTCTTTATATTGAGGCGCAACACTCAAAGGGAGGCACTTTGAGAGCACCAAAAAATGGACTTATGGAAAGAAATATTCTTGAAAGCATCTGTGCAAATATAAACATTAAACTCTTTGACAATTATAATAACCTAGTTATTCAAAGTGAGGGATCAAACGCAGGGATGGAAATTGAAGGAGATATTTTGAATTTTATGGACAAAACAAATAAGCTATAG
- a CDS encoding DUF4349 domain-containing protein, which yields MKRNILKCFSTLLGLLLLISMVGCSSNEKNANIKAEAPYEDTNVKREFSKESDLSVELGKNTKADGEQSNASTADTNNSTAFTGTGETSKAVNNSILSQRKIIRNANITVEVDNFDAAYGKIEFIIGNVGYVQESKINKVKQYVDNKEFLVTNGVIIVRVDADKFNTVLKDIKGLGLLTDENIKTDDVTEQFFDVESRLRLLRYEESRLEEYLKKIQDPDTIFKTESRLTEIRHEIEQLTGTLNKLSDLVKLSTITINMNEKLPQSLSHTKTSYFSQLKNNFLGSLSGVVAFLANVLMFIAAAFPVLFFLAIVFFAGYFIYKRFFRSKIKKSKQVSSTEKNDIET from the coding sequence ATGAAAAGGAATATTTTAAAGTGCTTTTCCACTCTTTTGGGCTTACTTCTGCTCATTTCAATGGTTGGGTGCAGTTCAAATGAAAAAAACGCAAATATAAAAGCAGAAGCTCCGTATGAGGATACTAACGTTAAAAGGGAATTCTCAAAAGAATCGGACCTGTCAGTCGAATTAGGCAAAAATACTAAAGCTGATGGAGAGCAGTCAAATGCTTCAACAGCAGATACAAATAATTCAACCGCATTTACAGGAACAGGTGAAACTAGTAAAGCTGTCAACAACTCGATATTAAGCCAAAGAAAAATAATCCGTAACGCAAATATAACAGTCGAAGTTGATAATTTTGACGCAGCTTATGGTAAAATCGAGTTCATAATTGGAAACGTAGGATATGTTCAGGAATCAAAGATAAACAAGGTAAAACAATATGTAGATAATAAGGAATTTCTAGTTACAAACGGAGTCATAATTGTAAGAGTAGACGCCGACAAATTCAATACTGTTCTAAAAGATATAAAAGGCTTAGGCCTTTTGACTGATGAAAATATCAAAACTGATGATGTAACAGAACAGTTCTTTGATGTTGAATCAAGGCTAAGACTTCTAAGATATGAGGAAAGCAGACTTGAAGAATACCTGAAGAAAATCCAAGACCCTGATACCATTTTTAAAACCGAAAGCAGATTAACAGAAATACGACATGAGATTGAACAACTAACCGGAACTCTAAACAAGCTCTCTGATTTGGTTAAGTTATCAACAATAACTATTAATATGAATGAAAAACTTCCCCAATCACTTTCACATACAAAAACCTCTTACTTTAGTCAATTGAAAAACAACTTTTTAGGCAGTCTTAGTGGGGTTGTAGCTTTCCTTGCCAATGTATTGATGTTTATTGCAGCTGCATTTCCGGTTCTATTCTTTCTGGCAATAGTATTCTTTGCAGGTTATTTTATATACAAAAGGTTTTTTAGAAGCAAAATAAAAAAGTCAAAGCAGGTATCTTCCACTGAGAAAAATGATATTGAAACCTGA
- a CDS encoding cellulose binding domain-containing protein: MRWFYDVKKRKTIIGVFIFVLFVCTTSLYVKLNIISNAKESSTSDATQTASVPELTMTPQAPEVTETPTVTPLATPTIILTLTPTITATPTTIPTNTPTPVATLTYKPTPTPSIKRPTPTPSLKLTPKITLINKTSTPRKTSTPKPLSTPSKVVSNKIVLRYKNGNTSANSDSIYPMFKIVNSGKQSIKLSNVKIRYYYTKEENKTETFWCDSFSKGATNVYGNFVSLSNKKSTADRYLEIGFSEAAGELKAGESAEVSVGFAKNDWSEYNQKNDYSYSASTTYFEWNKVTLYVSGKLAFGREP, encoded by the coding sequence ATGAGATGGTTTTATGATGTTAAGAAAAGAAAAACAATAATAGGAGTTTTTATTTTTGTCTTATTTGTGTGTACCACTTCATTATATGTGAAATTAAACATTATAAGTAATGCAAAGGAATCAAGTACTTCTGATGCTACCCAAACAGCATCTGTACCCGAACTAACAATGACACCACAGGCCCCTGAAGTTACAGAAACACCTACAGTAACACCTTTAGCGACGCCTACGATTATACTTACACTTACACCTACAATTACAGCTACACCCACAACAATACCCACTAATACACCTACGCCTGTAGCAACACTAACATATAAGCCTACTCCTACACCATCTATAAAGAGGCCTACTCCAACACCAAGTTTGAAGTTAACGCCTAAAATAACATTGATAAATAAGACGAGTACACCTAGAAAAACCTCAACACCTAAACCTCTAAGTACTCCATCAAAAGTTGTAAGTAATAAAATTGTCTTAAGATATAAGAATGGTAACACTAGCGCTAATAGTGACAGTATATATCCAATGTTTAAGATTGTTAACAGTGGGAAACAAAGTATCAAGCTATCCAATGTAAAAATCAGATACTATTATACAAAAGAGGAAAATAAAACTGAAACTTTCTGGTGTGATTCCTTTTCAAAGGGTGCTACTAATGTATACGGAAATTTTGTTTCATTAAGTAATAAAAAGAGTACTGCGGACAGATACTTAGAGATAGGTTTTAGCGAAGCAGCGGGCGAACTTAAAGCAGGTGAAAGTGCTGAAGTATCAGTTGGCTTTGCGAAGAATGACTGGAGCGAATATAATCAAAAAAATGACTATTCATATTCTGCTTCAACAACATATTTTGAGTGGAACAAAGTAACACTATATGTGTCTGGTAAATTGGCATTTGGAAGAGAACCGTAA
- the eno gene encoding phosphopyruvate hydratase has translation MKEYLEIENVFAREILDSRGNPTVEVEVVTEGGFLGRAAVPSGASTGAFEAVELRDDDKNRYLGKGVLKAVENVNKKIAPEVEGMNVFDQVAIDNLMISLDGTPNKSKLGANAILGVSLAVAKAAAEALGVSLYQYIGGINSKTLPVPMMNIINGGKHADNSVNIQEFMIMPVGANSFRAALQMCAEVFHNLKKVLKDKGYSTAVGDEGGFAPNLKTDEEAIQVILEAVEKAGYKPGNDFRIAIDAAATEMYQEDGTYLFWKTGIRKTREEMVNFWEELANKYPIISLEDGVSEEDWDGWKLLTEKIGNKIQLVGDDLFVTNTARLKKGIDMGVANSILIKVNQIGTLTETLDAIEMANRAGYTAVVSHRSGETEDSTIADIAVATNAGQIKTGAPSRSDRVAKYNQLLRIEEELGGSSKYLGINAWFNLKNK, from the coding sequence ATGAAGGAATATTTGGAAATTGAAAATGTATTTGCCAGAGAAATACTTGATTCAAGGGGAAATCCCACAGTTGAAGTGGAAGTTGTGACAGAGGGTGGATTTTTAGGAAGAGCTGCTGTCCCTTCAGGAGCTTCCACAGGTGCTTTTGAGGCAGTAGAACTCAGAGATGATGACAAAAATAGATACCTTGGGAAAGGGGTATTGAAGGCTGTTGAAAATGTCAACAAGAAGATAGCTCCTGAGGTTGAAGGAATGAACGTTTTTGATCAGGTAGCGATTGACAATTTGATGATTAGCCTTGATGGAACTCCAAATAAATCAAAGCTTGGAGCAAATGCCATATTGGGCGTTTCACTTGCTGTAGCAAAAGCGGCAGCGGAGGCATTAGGTGTAAGCTTGTATCAGTATATTGGTGGAATAAACTCAAAGACGCTCCCTGTACCAATGATGAATATCATTAATGGAGGGAAGCATGCAGATAACAGTGTAAACATTCAGGAATTTATGATAATGCCTGTAGGAGCCAACAGTTTTAGAGCCGCTCTTCAGATGTGTGCGGAAGTTTTTCATAACCTTAAAAAAGTTTTAAAGGACAAAGGTTATAGTACTGCTGTCGGTGATGAAGGCGGATTTGCTCCTAATCTAAAAACAGATGAGGAAGCTATACAGGTTATACTGGAGGCGGTTGAGAAGGCAGGATATAAACCGGGTAATGATTTTAGAATTGCTATAGATGCTGCTGCGACAGAAATGTATCAGGAGGATGGAACATATTTGTTCTGGAAAACGGGAATAAGAAAGACCCGGGAAGAAATGGTGAACTTTTGGGAAGAACTTGCCAACAAATACCCTATAATTTCACTTGAGGATGGTGTTTCCGAAGAGGATTGGGATGGTTGGAAATTACTGACTGAGAAGATAGGAAATAAGATACAGCTTGTAGGTGATGATCTTTTTGTTACCAATACAGCTAGATTAAAAAAGGGTATTGACATGGGTGTAGCAAATTCAATACTTATTAAGGTAAATCAGATTGGTACCCTGACAGAGACTTTAGATGCAATAGAGATGGCCAACAGGGCTGGTTACACAGCAGTTGTATCTCACAGGTCAGGTGAAACTGAAGATTCTACTATTGCAGATATAGCTGTAGCTACTAATGCAGGCCAGATAAAAACTGGCGCTCCATCAAGAAGTGATCGTGTTGCAAAATACAATCAACTGCTGAGAATAGAAGAAGAATTAGGTGGTTCAAGCAAATATTTAGGGATTAATGCGTGGTTTAATTTGAAAAATAAATAA
- the secG gene encoding preprotein translocase subunit SecG, translating to MQIAVNILHVLFCISLIVIVLLQSGKQAGLSGAIAGGAETFFGKNKGRTIDALLGKWTAVAAIGFLITSIALQIMINA from the coding sequence ATGCAAATAGCGGTTAATATATTACATGTGCTGTTTTGTATCTCATTGATTGTAATAGTATTATTGCAGTCAGGTAAACAAGCAGGGTTGTCAGGGGCAATAGCTGGTGGAGCTGAAACTTTCTTTGGTAAGAATAAGGGAAGAACTATAGACGCACTTTTGGGTAAGTGGACTGCTGTAGCAGCAATAGGATTTCTTATAACTTCAATAGCTTTACAAATTATGATTAATGCCTAA
- a CDS encoding HDIG domain-containing metalloprotein → MEREQALEELKGRLKSENLIKHSLSVEAIMKELAFYFKEDIDKWGMAGLLHDIDYDKTGGEPSKHGLVSAEILETLEVESSIVYAIKAHNDYHGIERKRKIDKALYCASPMSVLMTACIAALPSKELEDLTVEFVMDRISEDGFIKDTELDKIKSCEQLGISLEEFVEASIKAIRSI, encoded by the coding sequence ATGGAAAGAGAGCAAGCACTTGAGGAATTAAAAGGACGGTTAAAGAGTGAGAACTTAATCAAGCATTCTCTCTCGGTTGAAGCTATTATGAAGGAATTGGCTTTCTATTTTAAAGAAGATATTGATAAATGGGGAATGGCTGGATTACTGCATGACATTGATTACGATAAAACAGGTGGAGAACCTTCGAAGCATGGTCTGGTTAGCGCTGAAATTTTGGAAACACTTGAGGTTGAAAGTTCTATTGTCTATGCTATCAAAGCGCACAATGATTATCATGGAATTGAAAGAAAGAGAAAGATTGATAAGGCACTTTACTGCGCTAGTCCCATGTCAGTTTTGATGACTGCATGTATAGCGGCTCTTCCTTCAAAGGAATTGGAAGATTTGACTGTAGAATTTGTTATGGATAGAATAAGTGAAGATGGATTTATCAAAGATACAGAGCTGGATAAAATTAAGTCCTGTGAGCAATTGGGTATATCACTTGAAGAGTTTGTTGAGGCTTCAATAAAAGCTATAAGAAGTATATAG
- the rnr gene encoding ribonuclease R, whose translation MADRKERILEFMREDAYKPLLFGELITVLDVPKTDIELFKNVMDELETEGKIFKTHKDRYGVPERMNLIVGRLQGNERGYGFVIPDDEDIKDVFVSADSLNGAMNNDRVIARINKKVIGDKRAEGEIIRIIERANKTVVGTFESSKYFGFVVPDDRRISADIFIPKDEVNGAKSGQKVITEILLWPGKRRNAEGKIIEIIGDRNEPGADILSIIKLHNLVEEFPESVIRQAESIGQTVTEEMSKGRRDLRGLRMVTIDGEDAKDLDDAVSVEKLKNGNYKLGVHIADVSHYVTEDSPLDREALKRGTSVYLVDRVIPMLPKALSNGICSLNPQIDRLSFTVMMEIDSTGKVVDHEIFESVINTNERMTYTNVYKILVEKDKELLERYDYLIDDFKAMEELAMILRNKRMQRGAIDFDFEEAKILLDEKGKPIQIKRYEITIANKIIEEFMLACNETVAEHFFWANVPFVYRVHEDPDTDKIENFSEFVHNLGYTLKGINKIHPKALQDLLQKVKNTREERIISTVMLRSLQKAKYTHLNQGHFGLAAKYYCHFTSPIRRYPDLIIHRIMKEYLKGQMDAKREGELIDSLPEIARMCSQRERVAEEAERDTEDLKKVEYMKQYEGQVFEGIISSVTSFGMFVELDNTIEGLIRMSNMEDDYYTFNDKQYCLIGERTRKVYRIGDVIKVVLARADVAARRIEFTIIQGEDVEDGEIDREVGAIPEEKPKRNRKGKADKDVLLHIQGKKKDKPKKRIEKSGKKKEKSEKKTIKSGKKREKSSRQNKE comes from the coding sequence ATGGCTGACAGAAAAGAACGCATTTTGGAATTTATGAGGGAGGATGCTTATAAACCTTTGTTATTTGGTGAGTTGATAACAGTTCTGGACGTACCTAAAACTGATATAGAACTGTTTAAAAATGTTATGGACGAATTGGAAACAGAGGGGAAAATATTTAAGACTCATAAGGACAGGTATGGAGTACCTGAAAGGATGAACCTTATAGTTGGAAGGCTTCAGGGAAATGAGAGAGGATACGGATTTGTTATTCCCGATGATGAAGATATAAAAGACGTATTTGTCTCGGCAGACTCGCTCAATGGCGCTATGAACAATGATAGAGTTATTGCCAGAATTAATAAAAAAGTAATCGGGGATAAAAGGGCAGAGGGAGAAATTATTAGAATAATTGAGAGAGCCAACAAGACAGTTGTTGGAACTTTTGAAAGCAGTAAGTACTTTGGGTTTGTTGTGCCTGACGATAGAAGAATATCAGCAGATATCTTCATACCAAAGGATGAAGTAAATGGTGCAAAGTCAGGTCAGAAAGTTATTACAGAAATACTTTTATGGCCGGGGAAAAGAAGAAATGCGGAGGGTAAAATAATCGAGATAATAGGTGATAGGAATGAGCCTGGGGCAGATATTCTATCAATAATTAAGTTGCACAACCTCGTAGAGGAGTTTCCGGAAAGTGTTATTAGACAGGCAGAGTCAATAGGTCAGACAGTAACTGAGGAAATGTCTAAAGGGAGACGTGATTTAAGAGGCTTACGCATGGTTACCATTGACGGAGAGGATGCAAAAGACCTTGATGATGCTGTATCTGTTGAGAAACTCAAAAATGGCAACTACAAGCTTGGTGTCCATATTGCTGATGTAAGCCATTATGTTACCGAAGACTCACCCCTTGATAGGGAAGCTTTGAAAAGAGGTACCAGTGTTTATCTGGTTGACAGAGTTATACCTATGTTGCCTAAAGCGCTTTCAAATGGTATTTGCAGCCTCAATCCGCAGATAGACAGGCTTAGCTTTACTGTTATGATGGAGATTGATTCAACAGGTAAAGTGGTAGATCATGAAATATTTGAAAGTGTAATCAATACTAATGAGAGAATGACATACACTAATGTATATAAAATTCTTGTTGAAAAGGACAAAGAGTTGTTAGAACGGTATGATTACCTTATAGATGATTTCAAAGCGATGGAAGAACTGGCAATGATACTTAGAAATAAAAGGATGCAAAGAGGCGCTATTGATTTCGATTTTGAAGAAGCTAAGATTTTGCTTGATGAGAAGGGAAAACCTATTCAAATTAAAAGGTATGAGATAACTATAGCAAATAAAATAATTGAGGAATTCATGCTTGCGTGCAACGAAACGGTTGCAGAGCATTTCTTCTGGGCAAATGTACCTTTTGTATACAGGGTGCATGAAGATCCGGACACCGATAAAATCGAAAATTTCAGTGAATTTGTACACAATCTTGGATATACCTTAAAGGGGATTAATAAAATACACCCAAAGGCACTTCAGGATTTACTTCAGAAAGTTAAAAATACCAGGGAGGAACGCATAATAAGCACTGTTATGCTAAGATCGCTCCAAAAGGCAAAATACACTCATTTGAATCAAGGACATTTTGGATTGGCAGCAAAATATTATTGCCATTTTACATCACCTATAAGGAGATATCCCGACCTGATTATTCATCGTATTATGAAGGAATATTTGAAAGGTCAGATGGATGCAAAAAGAGAAGGAGAATTAATTGATTCACTGCCTGAAATTGCCAGGATGTGTTCTCAGAGGGAAAGAGTTGCCGAAGAGGCTGAGAGAGACACAGAAGACCTTAAAAAAGTAGAATATATGAAGCAATATGAGGGACAGGTTTTCGAAGGTATCATATCTAGCGTTACATCCTTTGGTATGTTTGTAGAGCTTGACAATACTATAGAAGGCCTTATAAGAATGAGCAATATGGAAGACGATTATTATACTTTTAACGATAAGCAGTATTGCCTTATCGGCGAAAGGACGCGTAAAGTTTACAGGATAGGTGATGTTATTAAAGTGGTACTTGCAAGAGCAGATGTTGCAGCTAGAAGGATTGAGTTTACTATTATACAGGGTGAAGATGTGGAAGACGGGGAAATTGACAGAGAAGTTGGAGCAATACCTGAAGAAAAACCAAAGCGTAATCGAAAAGGGAAAGCAGACAAAGATGTTTTGTTGCATATACAGGGAAAAAAGAAAGATAAGCCCAAGAAGAGAATAGAAAAGTCTGGCAAGAAAAAGGAAAAGTCTGAAAAGAAGACAATTAAGTCCGGAAAGAAAAGGGAAAAATCAAGCAGACAGAATAAGGAATAA
- a CDS encoding DUF523 domain-containing protein produces MLLVSACLLGINCKYNGGNNYNSDIIELMTKYKLIPVCPEQLGGCATPRLPAEILDGEGQDVLEGMAKVIRKDGVDISGEFKKGAEEVLKIAQLLNVDLAILKARSPSCGAGNIYDGTFSGKLKKGNGVTAEILKSNGIKVITEEEIKTSEVFRAT; encoded by the coding sequence ATTTTACTTGTAAGTGCTTGCTTATTAGGAATAAATTGCAAGTATAATGGAGGAAACAACTATAATAGCGACATTATTGAGCTTATGACGAAATACAAACTTATACCGGTTTGCCCGGAACAGTTGGGTGGATGTGCCACTCCAAGGTTACCTGCGGAGATACTGGATGGTGAAGGGCAAGATGTGCTTGAAGGAATGGCTAAGGTGATTAGAAAAGATGGAGTTGATATTTCAGGAGAGTTCAAAAAGGGTGCTGAAGAAGTCCTTAAAATTGCACAACTGCTGAATGTTGACCTGGCTATACTAAAAGCGAGAAGTCCTTCTTGCGGAGCAGGAAATATTTATGATGGAACTTTTTCGGGAAAGCTAAAAAAGGGGAATGGTGTTACTGCAGAGATTCTGAAAAGTAATGGGATCAAAGTGATAACTGAAGAAGAAATCAAAACTTCAGAGGTATTTAGGGCTACTTGA
- a CDS encoding HPr family phosphocarrier protein — protein MKSFNISLKSITDVKDFVNIVNKYDFDIDLTSGRYVVDAKSIMGIFSLDLSKPIKVDVHLDDCDKFFEEIKNFIV, from the coding sequence ATGAAATCATTTAATATTTCTTTAAAATCAATTACCGATGTTAAGGATTTTGTAAATATAGTAAATAAATATGACTTCGACATCGATTTGACTTCAGGCCGTTATGTAGTTGATGCAAAATCTATCATGGGTATCTTTAGCTTAGATTTAAGCAAACCTATAAAAGTTGATGTACATTTAGACGATTGTGATAAGTTCTTCGAAGAAATTAAAAACTTTATAGTATAA
- the mtaB gene encoding tRNA (N(6)-L-threonylcarbamoyladenosine(37)-C(2))-methylthiotransferase MtaB has protein sequence MKKAAFYTLGCKVNQYETEAILEMFRNNGYEIVDFEEFADVYVINTCTVTNLSDRKSRQMIRRAKKNNEDSIVVVAGCYAQTSPDEVLSIPGVNLVIGTKDKGKIIENIKSIEEGRNKVNLVQDIMKTREFEELGVEVYKERTRAFIKIQEGCSQFCSYCIIPYARGPIRSRPVEYVLDEVRKLALNGYKEIVLTGIHIASYGKDIKTTSLIDIIKKVHEIDGVERVRLGSIEPTTITHEFVNEIGKLEKVCPHFHISLQSGCDSTLKRMNRRYTTEEYRSSIALLRSGIKDVAVTTDVMVGFPGETDEEFNETVKFLNEISFSAMHVFKYSQRKGTPAAEFSNQISPKKKDERSEVLIELSSKKTKEFNKRFEGRKMEVLFEQEVKSESGLIEGLTPNYIRVLCEGEPDLNGKILKVKLNEAVEDYITGQIENDGNK, from the coding sequence ATGAAAAAAGCTGCATTTTATACATTGGGATGTAAAGTTAATCAATATGAGACGGAAGCAATTTTGGAGATGTTTAGGAATAATGGTTATGAAATAGTTGACTTTGAAGAATTTGCAGATGTCTATGTAATTAATACATGTACGGTTACAAATCTTAGCGACAGAAAGTCAAGACAAATGATTAGAAGAGCTAAAAAAAACAATGAAGACTCAATTGTTGTGGTTGCAGGGTGTTATGCTCAGACGTCTCCGGATGAAGTTTTGAGTATACCTGGAGTAAACCTGGTTATTGGGACAAAAGATAAGGGAAAAATCATTGAAAATATTAAGAGCATTGAAGAAGGAAGGAATAAAGTCAATTTAGTCCAGGATATAATGAAAACAAGAGAGTTTGAAGAGCTGGGTGTTGAAGTATATAAGGAGCGTACAAGAGCATTTATTAAAATTCAGGAGGGATGCAGCCAGTTTTGCTCATATTGCATTATACCTTATGCAAGAGGACCAATTAGAAGCCGTCCGGTTGAATATGTTCTTGACGAAGTAAGAAAGCTTGCTTTGAACGGATATAAGGAAATAGTGCTTACTGGTATACATATTGCCTCTTACGGAAAAGATATTAAAACTACCTCACTTATAGATATTATCAAGAAAGTTCATGAAATTGACGGAGTGGAAAGAGTAAGGCTCGGATCAATTGAACCTACAACTATAACCCATGAATTTGTAAATGAGATAGGTAAATTAGAAAAAGTATGTCCTCATTTCCATATATCGTTACAGAGTGGATGTGACAGCACACTAAAGCGAATGAACAGAAGATATACAACTGAGGAGTACCGATCATCTATAGCGCTTTTAAGAAGTGGTATAAAGGATGTGGCGGTAACAACGGATGTTATGGTAGGTTTCCCTGGAGAAACTGATGAAGAGTTTAATGAGACAGTCAAATTTTTGAATGAGATATCTTTTTCTGCTATGCATGTGTTTAAGTATTCCCAAAGAAAAGGAACACCTGCGGCTGAATTTAGCAACCAGATATCACCAAAAAAGAAGGATGAACGTAGTGAGGTGTTAATTGAGCTGTCTTCAAAGAAAACTAAGGAGTTTAATAAGAGATTTGAAGGAAGAAAAATGGAAGTATTGTTTGAACAGGAAGTAAAGTCAGAAAGTGGATTAATTGAGGGTTTAACACCTAATTATATAAGGGTCCTATGTGAAGGTGAACCAGATTTGAATGGAAAAATACTTAAAGTGAAGTTAAATGAAGCTGTTGAAGACTATATTACGGGGCAAATCGAAAATGATGGTAACAAGTAG
- a CDS encoding IreB family regulatory phosphoprotein, whose amino-acid sequence MANSETMMFNVENEKVNEAREVLFSVFKALKEKGYNPINQIVGYILSGDPTYITNHKDARSIIRRLERDELLEEILKFYLEENSKKSSV is encoded by the coding sequence ATGGCAAACAGCGAGACCATGATGTTTAATGTGGAGAATGAAAAGGTTAATGAGGCAAGGGAGGTTCTTTTCTCTGTCTTTAAGGCTCTTAAAGAGAAAGGTTATAATCCGATTAATCAAATTGTGGGCTATATTCTTTCAGGTGATCCTACTTATATAACTAATCATAAAGATGCTAGAAGTATTATAAGAAGATTAGAGCGGGATGAACTACTTGAAGAAATTCTTAAGTTTTACTTAGAAGAGAATAGTAAAAAGAGCTCCGTATAA